The following are encoded in a window of Anopheles gambiae chromosome X, idAnoGambNW_F1_1, whole genome shotgun sequence genomic DNA:
- the LOC1272211 gene encoding plexin-A2 isoform X2: protein MERFQRTGTALLILISVLCAQPQANHNVPSKGSNATDLSSRLVSQIVFNSTLNHLAVDRSTGSVYVGAVNKLYQISNELNILTVVTTGPQNDSYQCTILECPGGAVKTPMDNVNKMLLIDSNAKNLIVCGSLFQGICHIRNLHNISIVEQEVLEAVVANTANASTVAFIAPGPPLASAENNVLYVAVTFTGNSPYRSEIPAVSSRSLARDRLFQLAASAVTTGTRLFVNNYARETYIINYVYGFSSERFSYFLTTQYKSSSHYASKERITKLVRICQDDSHYHSYTEIPVDCTSKDGTKFKTVSAAYVGKPGHELAQSLEITTNDDVLFAVFDAPTANKSALCVYSLKAIRKKFMHNIKKCYNGEGLRGLDYISQNMPCIATKLQTIGEDFCGLDVNSPLGGEQAVASLAVILSEERMTSVAVTATSNFTVVFIGTETGQLKKIVMESSTSAMQYAMMNVDLGSPIQPDMYLDPEHDDLYLMSLYKLFKIRIYDCSVYTTCHACLSAKDPFCGWCSLENKCSRRYECQDSSKDPLSWLSYKSGKCTTITSVTPHQLQRTTARTLELIIENLPNLKEPLVCAFTFASMEKPIITNATKKRNGVNCTTPRTDLLPQIGYGENHFNATLSIKTSQGPDIVSTTFTFFDCSTHLSCTQCVSSKFPCDWCVEAHRCTHDTAENCRNDILVTGISRIGPSYRSGPGFCPTINVTGDGSEILVPAGSKKSVRVKVHIIGQFIVQTRFVCQFNVEGRVTSVNAQLLGDTIYCDEMEFTYTAKTSKLNATFAVIWGGSKPLDNPNNIHVVIYRCRDMSDSCGVCLALEEKYKCGWCSSSNTCEVEDQCGISGKVEGQNKTDWLNNQQTCPNPEIHSFDPKTGPWEGGTNITIRGINLGKKFEDVYGGIKIAGIDCMPFRELYVQTKEIVCSVDGPGVKSHRSGRVVVQISDFRGESANDFEFVDPEIENFEPKHGPISGGTTIKIMGRYLNTGSRVRAFLEQHPCEILSTNDREATCRTTAVPSPMQGKLKMVFDNGVRELNGDLFEYVPDPWIELVSSGESKTAKGIPAGGIKMAVHGRNFGSIQRPQIYVYYNGQISLNECNIINPQLMECYSPKIDLQDEDPFGDSDDPINLEYGFIMNDVMSVRNLSSQWGSYFELYPNPTYQPFDEVKYFNSEYLNINGRNIDRACKYSDVVVKIGDNAICNITSMSRQQVTCLPPKNPDAKKVHVKVIVGNSLQFDIGYMVYTSAGILPSFSSKAVTLGVIVAIALFFFVIVALVIAYRKKTSENNRVLKNMQEQMDILELRVAAECKEAFAELQTEMTDLGGDITSGGIPYLDYRTYAMKILFPNHDDHVVLQWEKPELLRKEKGLRLFGQLVMNKTFLLLFIRTLESNRYFSMRERVNVASLIMVTLQSKLEYCTDILKTLLAELIEKCIDGKSHPKLLLRRTESVAEKMLSAWFTFLLYKFLKECAGEPLYMLFRAVKGQIDKGPVDAITHEARYSLSEEKLIRQMIEFKVITVYASITQPPILCNNIEMIPTNTENIPVKVLDCDSIGQVKEKCLDTIYKAIPWSQRPRKEDLDLEWRTGASGRLILYDEDSTSKTDGEWKKLNTLHHYRVSEGSCLSLVPKESSIYNITLLGEKYSEKIHKYETLNISKFVSPSPPFSRAGSPMNVDLQENSLKYWHLVKHHDSDGSKEGERVNKMVSEIYLTRLLATKGTLQKFVDDLFETIFSTAHRGSALPLAIKYMFDFLDDQALLHGITDPEVVHTWKSNSLPLRFWVNLIKNPNFVFDIHKSNIVDSCLSVVAQTFMDSCSTSDHRLGKDSPSSKLLYAKDIPSYREWVERYYNDIRDMPAISDQDMNAMLAEESRVSLHTTEFNTNCALHELYQYAVKYNEQLTVTLEEDEFSQKQRLAFKLEQVHSIMSAE from the exons ATGGAGCGGTTCCAGCGCACCGGCACCGCGCTCCTCATCCTCATCAGCGTACTGTGCGCCCAACCGCAAGCCAATCACAATGTCCCGTCGAAGGGAAGCAACGCCACAGACCTTAGCAGTCGACTAGTTAGtcaaatagtttttaattCTACCCTCAACCACCTGGCGGTGGACAGAAGCACCGGAAGC GTTTACGTGGGAGCGGTGAACAAGCTGTACCAGATATCGAACGAACTGAACATCCTGACGGTCGTGACGACCGGGCCGCAGAACGACTCGTACCAGTGCACGATCCTGGAGTGCCCGGGCGGGGCGGTGAAGACGCCGATGGACAACGTCAACAAGATGCTGCTGATCGACAGCAACGCGAAGAATCTGATCGTGTGCGGGTCGCTGTTCCAGGGCATCTGCCACATCCGCAACCTGCACAACATCAGCATCGTGGAGCAGGAGGTGCTGGAGGCGGTGGTCGCGAACACGGCGAACGCGAGCACGGTCGCGTTCATCGCGCCCGGGCCGCCGCTCGCGTCCGCGGAGAACAACGTGCTGTACGTGGCGGTCACGTTCACCGGCAACTCGCCGTACCGCAGCGAAATACCGGCGGTGTCGTCGCGCAGCCTCGCCCGGGACCGGCTGTTCCAGCTGGCGGCCAGTGCGGTCACGACCGGGACGCGCCTGTTCGTCAACAACTACGCGCGCGAAACGTACATCATCAACTACGTGTACGGGTTCAGCTCGGAGCGGTTCTCCTACTTCCTCACCACGCAGTACAAGAGCAGCTCGCACTACGCGTCGAAGGAGCGCATCACGAAGCTGGTGCGCATCTGCCAGGACGACTCGCACTACCATTCGTACACGGAGATCCCGGTGGACTGTACGAGCAAGGACGGCACCAAGTTCAAGACGGTGAGCGCGGCGTACGTCGGCAAGCCGGGCCACGAGCTCGCCCAAAGCCTCGAGATCACCACGAACGACGACGTACTGTTCGCGGTGTTCGATGCGCCGACCGCCAACAAGTCCGCCCTGTGCGTCTACTCGCTGAAGGCGATCCGGAAGAAGTTCATGCACAACATCAAGAAGTGCTACAACGGGGAGGGGCTGCGCGGGCTGGACTACATCTCGCAGAACATGCCGTGCATCGCGACCAAGCTGCAGACGATCGGGGAGGATTTCTGCGGGCTGGACGTGAACTCGCCACTGGGCGGCGAGCAGGCGGTCGCGTCCCTCGCCGTCATCCTGTCGGAGGAGCGCATGACGTCCGTGGCGGTGACGGCCACGTCCAACTTTACCGTCGTGTTCATCGGCACCGAGACGGGCCAGCTGAAGAAGATCGTGATGGAGTCGTCCACCTCGGCGATGCAGTACGCGATGATGAACGTCGATCTCGGGTCGCCGATCCAGCCGGACATGTACCTCGATCCGGAGCACGACGACCTGTACCTGATGTCGCTGTACAAGCTGTTCAAGATCCGCATCTACGACTGCTCGGTGTACACCACGTGCCACGCCTGCCTGTCGGCGAAGGACCCGTTCTGCGGCTGGTGCTCGCTGGAGAACAAGTGCAGCCGGCGGTACGAGTGCCAGGACAGCTCGAAGGATCCGCTGTCGTGGCTGAGCTACAAGTCGGGCAAGTGCACGACGATCACGAGCGTGACGCCCCATCAGCTGCAGCGCACGACCGCCCGCACGCTCGAGCTGATCATCGAGAATCTGCCGAACCTGAAGGAGCCGCTCGTGTGCGCGTTCACGTTCGCCAGCATGGAGAAGCCGATCATCACGAACGCGACCAAGAAGCGCAACGGCGTGAACTGTACGACCCCGCGGACGGACCTGCTGCCGCAGATTGGATACGGCGAAA ACCACTTTAACGCGACACTGTCAATCAAAACGTCCCAGGGGCCGGACATCGTGTCGACCACGTTCACCTTCTTCGACTGCAGCACCCACCTGTCCTGCACGCAGTGCGTGTCGTCCAAGTTCCCGTGCGACTGGTGCGTGGAGGCGCACCGCTGCACGCACGATACGGCGGAAAACTGCCGCAACGATATCCTGGTGACGGGCATTAGCCGCATCGGGCCGAGCTACCGGTCCGGGCCCGGCTTCTGCCCGACCATCAACGTCACCGGCGACGGGTCGGAGATTCTCGTGCCCGCCGGCTCGAAAAAGTCCGTCCGGGTGAAGGTGCACATCATCGGGCAGTTCATCGTGCAGACGCGCTTCGTCTGCCAGTTCAACGTGGAGGGCCGGGTGACGAGCGTCAACGCGCAGCTGCTGGGCGACACGATCTACTGCGACGAGATGGAGTTCACGTACACGGCCAAGACGTCCAAGCTGAACGCCACGTTTGCGGTCATCTGGGGCGGCTCGAAACCGCTGGACAATCCGAACAATATTCACG TCGTGATCTACCGCTGCCGGGACATGTCGGACAGCTGCGGCGTTTGTCTGGCGCTCGAGGAGAAGTACAAGTGCGGCTGGTGCTCGTCCTCCAACACGTGCGAGGTGGAGGACCAGTGCGGCATCTCGGGCAAGGTCGAGGGCCAGAACAAAACCGACTGGCTGAACAATCAGCAGACCTGCCCGAACCCGGAAATCCACTCGTTCGACCCGAAGACGGGCCCGTGGGAGGGCGGCACCAACATCACGATACGCGGCATCAATCTCGGCAAAAAGTTCGAGGACGTGTACGGGGGCATCAAGATCGCCGGCATCGACTGCATGCCGTTCCGCGAGCTGTACGTGCAGACGAAGGAGATCGTGTGCAGCGTGGACGGGCCGGGCGTCAAGTCGCACCGGTCGGGCCGGGTCGTGGTGCAGATATCGGACTTCCGCGGCGAGTCGGCGAACGATTTCGAGTTCGTCGATCCGGAGATCGAAAACTTCGAGCCGAAGCACGGGCCGATCTCGGGCGGCACCACGATCAAGATTATGGGCCGGTACCTGAACACGGGCAGCCGGGTGCGCGCTTTCCTCGAGCAGCACCCGTGCGAGATACTGAGCACGAACGATAGGGAGGCGACGTGCCGGACGACGGCGGTGCCGAGCCCGATGCAGGGCAAGCTGAAGATGGTGTTCGACAATGGGGTGCGCGAGCTGAACGGCGACCTGTTCGAGTACGTGCCGGATCCGTGGATCGAGCTGGTGTCGTCCGGCGAGAGCAAAACGGCTAAAG GGATTCCGGCCGGCGGCATCAAGATGGCGGTGCACGGTCGCAACTTTGGCTCGATACAGCGGCCCCAGATCTACGTGTACTACAACGGGCAGATATCGCTGAACGAGTGCAACATCATCAACCCGCAGCTGATGGAGTGCTACTCGCCCAAGATCGACCTGCAGGACGAGGACCCGTTCGGCGACTCGGACGATCCGATCAACCTCGAGTACGGCTTCATCATGAACGACGTGATGAGCGTGCGCAACCTGTCCTCCCAGTGGGGCAGCTACTTCGAGCTGTACCCGAACCCGACCTACCAGCCGTTCGACGAGGTGAAGTACTTCAACAGCGAGTACCTGAACATCAACGGGCGCAACATCGACCGGGCGTGCAAGTACAGCGACGTGGTGGTCAAGATCGGGGACAACGCGATCTGCAACATTACGTCGATGTCGCGCCAGCAGGTCACCTGCCTGCCGCCGAAGAACCCGGACGCGAAGAAGGTGCACGTGAAGGTGATCGTGGGCAACTCGCTGCAGTTCGACATCGGCTACATGGTGTACACGTCCGCGGGCATACTGCCCAGCTTCAGCAGCAAGGCGGTCACGCTCGGCGTGATCGTGGCGATCgcgctcttcttcttcgtgaTCGTCGCGCTGGTGATTGCGTACCGCAAGAAGACGAGCGAGAACAACCGCGTGCTGAAGAACATGCAGGAGCAGATGGACATACTGGAGCTGCGGGTCGCGGCGGAGTGCAAGGAAGCGTTCGCGGAGCTGCAGACGGAGATGACGGATCTGGGCGGCGACATTACGTCCGGCGGCATACCGTACCTGGACTACCGGACGTACGCGATGAAGATCCTGTTCCCGAACCACGACGACCACGTGGTGCTGCAGTGGGAGAAGCCGGAGCTGCTGCGCAAGGAGAAGGGCCTGCGGCTGTTCGGCCAGCTGGTGATGAACAAAaccttcctgctgctgttcatCCGGACGCTCGAGAGCAATCGGTACTTCTCGATGCGCGAGCGCGTGAACGTGGCCTCGCTGATCATGGTGACGCTCCAGAGCAAGCTGGAGTACTGCACCGACATCCTGAAGACGCTGCTGGCCGAGCTGATCGAGAAGTGCATCGATGGCAAGTCGCAcccgaagctgctgctgcgccgcACCGAGTCGGTCGCGGAGAAGATGCTGTCCGCCTGGTTCACCTTTCTGCTGTACAAGTTCCTGAAGGAGTGCGCCGGCGAACCGCTGTACATGCTGTTCCGCGCGGTCAAGGGCCAGATCGACAAGGGGCCGGTCGACGCGATCACGCACGAGGCGCGCTACTCGCTCAGCGAGGAGAAGCTGATCCGGCAGATGATCGAGTTCAAGGTGATCACGGTGTACGCGAGCATCACGCAGCCGCCGATCCTGTGCAACAACATCGAGATGATACCGACCAACACAGAGAACATTCCGGTGAAGGTGCTCGACTGCGACAGCATCGGGCAGGTGAAGGAGAAGTGTCTCGACACGATCTACAAGGCGATCCCGTGGAGCCAGCGGCCCCGCAAGGAGGATCTCGATCTCGAGTGGCGCACGGGCGCGTCCGGCCGCCTCATCCTGTACGACGAGGACTCGACCTCGAAGACGGACGGCGAGTGGAAGAAGCTGAACACGCTGCACCACTACCGCGTGAGCGAGGGCTCCTGCCTCAGCCTGGTGCCGAAGGAGAGCTCGATCTACAACATCACGCTGCTCGGCGAGAAGTACTCGGAGAAGATCCACAAGTACGAAACACTAAACATATCGAAGTTCGTGTCGCCGTCGCCCCCGTTCAGCCGCGCCGGCAGCCCGATGAACGTGGACCTGCAGGAGAACAGCCTCAAGTACTGGCACCTGGTGAAGCACCATGACAGCGACGGCTCCAAGGAGGGCGAGCGCGTCAACAAGATGGTTTCGGAGATCTACCTAACGCGACTGTTAGCCACCAAG GGTACACTCCAGAAGTTTGTCGACGACCTGTTCGAAACCATCTTCAGTACCGCACACCGTGGCTCCGCACTGCCCTTAGCAATAAAGTATATGTTTGATTTTCTAGATGATCAAGCACTTTTACATGGTATTACCGACCCGGAGGTTGTGCACACCTGGAAAAGTAACAGTTTACCGTTACG ATTCTGGGTAAATCTGATAAAGAATCCTAACTTTGTGTTTGACATTCATAAGTCCAACATCGTGGACTCTTGCCTTTCGGTTGTGGCTCAAACCTTCATGGACTCGTGTTCGACGTCGGATCACAGGCTAG ggaaggATTCACCTAGCTCCAAACTGCTCTACGCCAAGGACATTCCCTCGTACCGCGAATGGGTGGAGCGTTACTATAACGACATCCGGGACATGCCGGCAATCTCCGACCAGGACATGAACGCCATGCTCGCGGAGGAGTCCAGGGTGAGT TTGCACACGACCGAATTTAATACCAACTGCGCCCTACACGAGCTTTATCAGTACGCAGTGAAATACAACGAGCAACTGACTGTCACGCTGGAGGAGGACGAGTTTTCGCAGAAGCAGCGGCTGGCGTTCAAGCTGGAGCAGGTCCACAGTATCATGTCTGCggagtaa